One Pseudochaenichthys georgianus chromosome 4, fPseGeo1.2, whole genome shotgun sequence DNA window includes the following coding sequences:
- the LOC117445700 gene encoding LOW QUALITY PROTEIN: lipoprotein lipase (The sequence of the model RefSeq protein was modified relative to this genomic sequence to represent the inferred CDS: deleted 3 bases in 3 codons; substituted 1 base at 1 genomic stop codon) has protein sequence MKAWRVRFLYFLVLNAAVQYVTSLEEERSDSIFGNFLDPLKDLFSQNGDSNQTLTKFSLRKPSVPDDDLCYIVPGKPESLAACSFNSTSKTFLVIHGWTLSGMFESWVEKLVTALYDRERTANVIVVDWLDLAQNHYVVAAQNTKEVGHEIARFIDWIEETTNMPLDNIHLIGYSLGAHVAGFAGSHATNKVGRITGLDPAGPDFEGEHAHRRLSPDDAHFVDVLHTFTRGSLGLSIGIQQPVGHVDIYPNRGSFQPGCNLRGALEKIANLGLFAITDAVKCEHERSVHLFIDSLLNAQDAAKAYRCXSTDMFDRGMCLSCRKSRCTAVGYDISLVRRARSVQMYTKTRASMPFRVYHYQVKIHFSSKVDRSEMEPSLTVSLFGTRGEAENLELKLKEKLETNTTHSFLLVTEENIGDLLMLKFKWEETNGWSASNVLNMVSSWWSGDSGSDNMDVTRSASGPEKTQQKLVFCVKDPGAPKLTQEVTFVKCKDAWRSNPKRRAPKRITLEKH, from the exons ATGAAAGCGTGGAGAGTTCGATTTCTGTACTTTCTGGTGTTGAATGCAGCTGTGCAGTATGTGACCTCTCTGGAAGAAGAGCGCTCGGATTCTATTTTTG GTAACTTCCTCGACCCTCTGAAGGACCTGTTTTCCCAAAATGGCGACAGCAATCAAACCCTGACTAAATTCTCCCTCCGAAAACCAAGCGTCCCCGATGATGACCTGTGCTACATCGTCCCTGGAAAGCCCGAGTCCCTGGCGGCCTGCAGCTTCAACAGCACCTCCAAAACCTTCCTGGTGATCCACGGATGGACG TTGAGTGGGATGTTTGAGAGCTGGGTGGAGAAGCTGGTGACGGCGCTGTACGACCGGGAGAGGACGGCTAACGTCATCGTGGTGGACTGGCTCGACTTGGCTCAGAATCACTATGTGGTCGCGGCGCAGAACACCAAGGAGGTCGGACACGAGATCGCTCGCTTCATCGACTGGATCGAG GAAACCACCAACATGCCTCTGGACAACATCCACCTGATTGGCTACAGCCTCGGAGCTCATGTTGCAGGATTTGCAGGAAGCCACGCAACCAATAAAGTCGGAAGAATAACCG GTCTGGATCCCGCTGGTCCTGACTTCGAGGGGGAGCACGCTCACAGACGTCTGTCTCCGGACGACGCTCACTTCGTGGACGTCCTGCACACCTTCACACGCGGCTCTCTGGGTCTCAGCATCGGGATCCAGCAGCCCGTCGGACACGTCGACATTTACCCCAACAGAGGCAGCTTCCAGCCGGGATGCAACCTCAGAGGGGCC CTGGAGAAGATCGCCAACCTGGGGTTATTCG CGATCACAGATGCAGTGAAGTGTGAACAC GAGCGCTCGGTGCACCTCTTCATCGACTCTCTTCTGAACGCGCAGGACGCAGCGAAGGCCTACAGATGTTGAAGCACGGACATGTTCGACCGCGGCATGTGTCTCAGCTGCAGAAAGAGCCGCTGCACCGCCGTGGGCTACGACATCAGCCTGGTCCGCAGAGCACGCAGCGTT CAGATGTACACCAAGACACGCGCCTCCATGCCTTTCAGAG TGTACCACTATCAGGTGAAGATCCACTTCTCCAGTAAGGTGGATCGTTCTGAGATGGAGCCGTCGCTCACCGTCTCGCTGTTCGGGACGAGAGGAGAGGCGGAAAACCTGGAGCTGAAACT GAAGGAGAAATTAGAGACGAATACGACACATTCGTTCCTGCTGGTGACGGAAGAAAATATCGGGGATCTGCTGATGTTGAAGTTTAAATGGGAGGAGACGAACGGCTGGTCGGCCTCCAACGTGCTGAACATGGTCTCCTCGTGGTGGTCCGGAGACTCCGGCAGCGACAACATGGATGTCACAAGATCCGCATCCGGGCCGGAGAAAACACAGCAAAA GTTGGTGTTCTGTGTAAAAGACCCTGGAGCTCCGAAATTAACACAAGAGGTCACGTTTGTTAAATGTAAGGATGCATGGAGATCGAACCCGAAGAGAAGAGCTCcaaaaag AATAACTCTGGAGAAACACTGA